A single region of the Nitrospirota bacterium genome encodes:
- a CDS encoding heavy-metal-associated domain-containing protein, with protein MAQASLKISGMHCHHCVQTVRKALQTVPGVAEPDVKVGEATVTYDESKATVQDMARQLEKLGYTVQK; from the coding sequence ATGGCACAGGCGTCATTGAAGATAAGCGGCATGCACTGCCACCACTGTGTCCAGACGGTGCGGAAGGCCCTCCAGACCGTCCCCGGCGTGGCGGAGCCGGACGTAAAGGTGGGAGAAGCCACCGTCACCTACGACGAGAGCAAGGCCACCGTGCAGGACATGGCCCGGCAGCTTGAAAAGCTGGGCTACACGGTGCAGAAGTAA